In a single window of the Salvelinus namaycush isolate Seneca chromosome 6, SaNama_1.0, whole genome shotgun sequence genome:
- the LOC120049915 gene encoding podocalyxin-like: protein MKQSFVKNRMETKMRITWALLPLGFLLHCTHADPTQTPSISSTPMVHTSFPTVTFTIVTVNNPVSDPATNTTQTISATHAVTTPSLISRTGTAPAPLTALSGATLSTSTSGRSSGNVVSTTMTAAGLDSTSSSGIPTQTTAQFTSSSRTPTQTTAQFTSSSGTPTQTTAQFTSSSRTPTQTTAQFTSSSGTPTQTTAQFTSSSRTPTQTTAQFTSSSGTPTQTTAQFTSSSRTPTQTTAQFTSSSGTHTQTTQPPTSSSGTHTQTSPHSTAVTEVDGRHIPNLTIPWSRSSSPSQQPFTSSPVGSGSGFAITTTRAQGGMVLTTTAETTTTTTTTTSPPKSFMFVMSKGNEENHERKDLEKLCRQLMSQMHDANCTLTVRENNGHTTFDSVVITGKVDNAVVQQYYEEITRKPSDNMTLIAILASCGALLAMIVGFALYAAYHRKSYWKNHQQHLTEEMQTVENGYHDNPTLEVMEVQPEMQEKKVALNGDFNDSWIVPIDNLLKEDMPDEEDTHL, encoded by the exons ATGAAACAAAGTTTCGTAAAAAACAGAATGGAAACGAAAATGCGAATCACGTGGGCACTTCTTCCACTTG GTTTTCTACTTCACTGTACTCATGCTGATCCAACACAAACACCCTCTATTTCTTCAACTCCCATGGTGCACACCAGCTTCCCAACAGTCACATTCACTATCGTCACCGTGAACAACCCTGTTTCTGATCCAGCCACCAACACCACACAAACTATCAGCGCCACCCATGCAGTAACCACCCCCAGTCTAATCAGTAGGACCGGGACTGCACCAGCCCCGCTTACCGCACTAAGTGGGGCCACGCTGAGCACCTCTACCTCTGGGAGGTCCAGTGGTAATGTGGTGTCCACCACCATGACTGCTGCTGGACTGGACTCCACTAGCTCCTCAGGAATCCCCACCCAGACCACCGCGCAATTCACTAGCTCCTCACGAACCCCCACCCAGACCACCGCGCAATTCACTAGCTCCTCAGGAACTCCCACCCAGACCACCGCGCAATTCACTAGCTCCTCACGAACCCCCACCCAGACCACCGCGCAATTCACTAGCTCCTCAGGAACCCCCACCCAGACCACAGCGCAATTCACTAGCTCCTCACGAACCCCCACCCAGACCACCGCGCAATTCACTAGCTCCTCAGGAACCCCCACCCAGACCACAGCGCAATTCACTAGCTCCTCACGAACCCCCACCCAGACCACCGCGCAATTCACTAGCTCCTCAGGAACCCACACTCAGACCACCCAGCCACCCACTAGCTCCTCAGGAACCCACACTCAGACCTCCCCGCACTCCACTGCAG TCACAGAGGTGGATGGGAGACATATTCCAAACCTTACAATCCCATGGTCAAGGTCGTCCTCTCCATCCCAGCAACCTTTCACATCCAGCCCTGTGGGTTCAGGAAGCGGTTTTGCTATCACCACAACCCGTGCACAGGGAGGGATGGTGTTAACAACCACGGCTGAGACTACAACCACGACGACCACTACCACAAGTCCTCCCAAGAGCTTTATG TTTGTCATGTCCAAAGGAAATGAAGAG AATCACGAGAGGAAGGACCTGGAGAAGCTGTGTCGACAGCTGATGTCTCAGATGCATGACGCTAACTGTACTCTGACTGTGAGAGAGAACAACGGACACACTACCTTTGACAGCGTGGTAATTACCGGCAAAG TGGACAACGCTGTCGTCCAGCAATACTATGAGGAAATCACCAGA AAACCAAGTGACAACATGACACTGATTGCCATTTTGGCGTCCTGCGGAGCTCTGCTGGCCATGATTGTAGGCTTCGCCCTCTACGCCGCATACCACCGCAAGTCCTATTGGAAGAACCACCAA CAACACCTGACAGAGGAGATGCAGACGGTGGAGAACGGTTACCATGACAACCCCAcattggaggtgatggaggtgcaGCCGGAGATGCAGGAGAAGAAGGTGGCCCTGAACGGAGACTTCAACGACAGCTGGATTGTTCCCATCGACAACCTGCTCAAAGAGGACATGCCAGATGAGGAGGACACTCACCTGTAG